Proteins from one Rosa chinensis cultivar Old Blush chromosome 7, RchiOBHm-V2, whole genome shotgun sequence genomic window:
- the LOC112178394 gene encoding uncharacterized protein LOC112178394: protein MDYDLTEEGMEAFHSIHERLSSYMVEKEAYNCIATLEVVNEELADPEDDEDVHIQLAPAALDDTPPKVKDPTEKVNLGTVSEPMEVSISAYLKPNEKQRLIELLLEFKDCFAEKYEDMPGLSPDLVCHQLPTLAEKRPVKQEPRRMNSETQILVKEEVEKMHKSVMPFGLKNAGATYQRAMNLIFHDILGKVLEVYIDDVVVKSQKRGGHIADLRKVFERMRQHKLKMNPAKCVFGVLAGDFLGFIVHQRGIEVPEDKASAVIHASPPRTKKELQRLLGKINFLRRFISNSAGKIQPFSPLLRLQGQNDFVWESKHQEAFDSIKAYLANPPVLVPPRPGVPLKLYISAAAASIGSLLAQDDEDGIEHAVFYLSRYVPQKAVKGQAIADFLAHHPQLEIPVLKELEIACNATTRPDKAYIPEYEVWYQATIFLQPWVLFFDGSRTDALAGAGIVLENPAGDRFSYSFQLTFQCTNNQAEYEALIIGLEVLLEMGVRDVQIRGDSQLVINQLLEKYRCTSWLLIPYLSRAIELLDQFTDVGMEHIPRERNFAANELAQLATGISLKYGVRERILKVERRTLPSWLARPDPPDDPVVAVLEPIDVDWRIPLIEYLKRPDSSADRKIRFLALNYFLRGEELRRRGEDGIDFRCVYGREAKRLMREVHTGICGSHQAGPKMRWLLRRHGYYWPSILKDCIAFAKGCADCQAHGPVQHHKFIIVATDYFTKWVEAEPLKEASGTTIRQFIFCNILCRFGIPEVLVSDRGAAFMGGPVEELVNDFGIQFTHSTPYYAQSNGQAEASNKIIITLLKKMLVENPRQWHDTLYETLWAYRTSKRNPTATTPYALMFGHDAVLPLEINVHSLRVQEQHHLIGEDYRIARAYDKRTRGRSFKEGDLVWKAILPLGEKVTGRGKWTPRWEGPFVIHRILERGAFHLTDIDGAIHRNPINGRFLKKYYPSVWEFDDPPDSVFTPTGGQP, encoded by the exons atggattacgacctcacTGAGGAGGGAATGGAAGCCTTCCACTCGATACACGAACGGCTGTCATCatacatggtggaaaaagaggcttacAATTgcatcgcgaccttagaggtcgtcaATGAAGAACTTGCTGATCCGGAGGATGACGAGGACGTCCACATTCAGCTCGCTCCGGcagcgctggacgatacacctccaAAGGTTAAAGACCCTACAGAGAAAGTCAACCTGGGTACGGTAAGCGAGCCTATGGAAGTATCCATCAGTGCTTACCTAAAGCCtaacgagaaacagaggctcatcgaATTGTTGCTAGAGTTCAAAGATTGCTTTGCGGAgaagtatgaggacatgcccggcctgtcaccagaCTTGGTTTGTCATCAATTACCAACTCTTGCTGAAAAGAGGCCCGTCAAGCAGGAGCCTCGACGAATGAACTCCGAGACCCAGATCTTGGTAAAGGAAGAGGTAGAGAAAATGCACAAGTCAG TCATGCCTTTTGGCCTGAAGAACGCCGGCGCGACGTAtcaaagagccatgaacctgatcttccacgacatactgggAAAGGTGTTAGAGGTATACATTGATGACGTAGTCGTCAAGTCTCAGAAGCGAGGGGGTCACATCGCAGATCTCAGGAAAGTGTTTGAGCGCATGCGCCAACATAAACTCAAAATGAACCCGGCCAAGTGTGTGTTTGGAGTTTTAGCCGGAGACTTTCTGGGGTTTATAGTCCACCAgcgaggaattgaggtccccGAGGACAAGGCAAGCGCAGTTATTCATGCATCTCCCCCACGGACGAAGAAGGAATTACAGCGTCTtttgggtaagatcaattttctacggcgtttcatctctaattctGCAGGGAAAATCCAGCCTTTCTCACCTTTGCTGAGACTACAAGGACAGAATGACTTTGTGTGGGAATCCAAGCATCAGGAGGCTTTCGATAGTATCAAGGCCTATTTAGCAAACCCACCAGTCTTGGTTCCCCCTAGACCCGGAGTCCCGTTAAAACTGTATATCTCAGCAGCCGCCGCCTCCATTGGTAGCCTGCTCGCTCAGGACGATGAGGACGGCATCGAGCACGCTGTGTTTTATCTCAGCCGT TATGTACCCCAGAAGGCGGTCAAAGGGCAAGCTATCGCAGATTTTCTGGCACATCATCCCCAGCTAGAAATACCCGTACTGAAAGAGCTAGAAATTGCCTGCAACGCCACGACTCGACCAGATAAAGCATACATTCCTGAATACGAGGTCTGGTATCAGGCTACTATTTTTCTACAACCCTGGGTgttattctttgatggctcaCGAACAGATGCTCTGGCCGGCGCAGGGATTGTTTTGGAGAATCCTGCCGGTGAccgtttctcttattctttccagCTCACGTTCCAATGTACTAATAATCAGGCTGAATATGAAGCTCTCATCATTGGACTCGAAGTCCTGTTGGAAATGGGCGTCCGGGACGTTCAGATTCGCGGAGATTCTCAGCTCGTGATCAATCAGCTTCTGGAAAAATATCGCTGTACGAGTTGGCTGCTCATCCCCTACTTGAGTCGCGCCATTGAGCTTCTGGACCAATTTACAGATGTTGGTATGGAACATATACCACGTGAACGTAACTTTGCTGCCAATGAGCTCGCTCAGCTGGCTACAGGCATTAGCTTGAAATACGGAGTGCGCGAGCGCATTCTGAAGGTTGAGCGCCGTACACTACCTTCGTGGCTTGCTCGCCCTGATCCTCCAGATGATCCTGTGGTTGCGGTACTCGAGCCCATTGATGTTGATTGGCGGATCCCACTGATTGAATACCTCAAACGACCAGACTCCAGCGCTGATAGGAAAATTCGTTTCCTCGCATTGAATTACTTCCTTAGAGGTGAGGAACTACGCAGACGTGGCGAAGATGGTATAGATTTTCGATGCGTCTACGGTCGCGAAGCCAAAAGATTGATGCGCGAGGTGCACACGGGGATATGTGGATCCCATCAAGCCGGACCTAAGATGCGTTGGCTCCTCCGACgtcatggttattattggcccagcattttgaaggattgtattgcaTTCGCCAAAGGCTGTGCGGATTGTCAAGCACACGGTCCTgtccagcat cacaagtttatcattgTCGCCACTGATTACTTCACGAAATGGGTTGAAGCAGAACCTCTAAAGGAGGCCTCCGGCACTACCATTCGCCAGTTTATTTTCTGTAATATTCTCTGCAGGTTTGGCATACCTGAAGTACTGGTGTCGGACaggggggcagcgttcatgggaggCCCCGTTGAAGAGCTGGTGAATGACTTTGGCATTCAGTTCACACATAGTACTCCGTACTATGCTCAATCTAATGGTCAGGCGGAGGCGAGTAACAAGATAATCATCACCTTACTGAAGAAGATGTTGGTGGAGAATCCTCGACAGTGGCATGATACTTTGTACGAGACACtttgggcctatcgcacttcGAAGCGCAACCCTACCGCCACGACGCCGTACGCGCTTATGTTTGGACATGACGCTGTCTTACCATTGGAAATTAATGTGCATTCCTTACGAGTCCAAGAACAGCATCATTTGATTGGTGAGGACTAT cgtatcgcccgcgcctatgacAAGAGGACGCGGGGTCGCAGTTTCAAAGAAGGTGACCTCGTTTGGAAGGCCATTTTACCCCTGGGTGAAAAGGTCaccggtcgcggtaaatggacgcCGCGATGGGAGGGACCCTTTGTTATCCACCGAATATTGGAGCGCGGTGCTTTTCACCTCACAGACATCGACGGCGctatccatcgcaaccctattAACGGTCGGTTTTTGAAAAAATATTATCCCAGTGTTTGGGAGTTTGATGATCCTCCCGACTCTGTTTTTACTCCGACTGGGGGGCAACCTTaa
- the LOC112175509 gene encoding probable pectin methyltransferase QUA2, translated as MEQLSTFRCEPFPTYPRTYDMVHAQGLLSVETDQQRRCTILDLFTEIDRLLRPEGWVIIHDKASLIESARALTTGLKWDARVVEIESNSDEKLLICQKPFFKKQAN; from the exons ATGGAACAACTTTCTACATTTAGGTGTGAGCCCTTTCCAACATATCCAAGAACTTATGATATGGTGCATGCACAAGGACTTCTTTCTGTTGAAACTGATCAACAGCGCAGGTGTACCATTCTTGATTTATTCACTGAGATTGATCGATTGCTTCGTCCAGAG GGCTGGGTGATCATCCATGACAAAGCTTCTCTCATTGAATCAGCAAGAGCTTTGACAACAGGTTTGAAGTGGGATGCACGGGTGGTAGAGATTGAAAGTAACAGTGATGAGAAACTACTGATATGCCAAAAGCCCTTCTTTAAGAAACAAGCAAACTAA